Proteins encoded within one genomic window of Raineyella fluvialis:
- the rimM gene encoding ribosome maturation factor RimM (Essential for efficient processing of 16S rRNA), giving the protein MSETTTVVVGRIGKPHGIRGEVTLELRTDEPERRFAPGERLVVEGSGRSLTVTGHHWHQGRLLVKFEELADRTAAETARGWILTAQVDATALPEEDDSYYDRQLIGLRVLTADGAEAGTVAFVVHLPAQDVLEITTPGGTRLVPFVSALVPTVDLAAGTVTLADVPGLLEDVDDSEGAEDVDVTPGEEAGRA; this is encoded by the coding sequence ATGAGCGAGACCACCACCGTCGTGGTCGGCCGGATCGGCAAACCCCACGGCATCCGCGGCGAGGTGACCCTCGAGTTGCGTACGGATGAGCCGGAGCGCCGCTTCGCACCGGGCGAGCGACTCGTCGTCGAGGGCTCCGGTCGCTCGCTGACGGTGACCGGACACCACTGGCACCAAGGGCGGCTGCTGGTGAAATTCGAGGAGTTGGCGGACCGTACGGCGGCCGAGACCGCTCGTGGCTGGATACTCACCGCCCAGGTCGATGCCACGGCGTTGCCGGAGGAGGATGACTCCTACTATGACCGCCAGTTGATCGGCCTACGGGTACTGACGGCGGACGGTGCGGAGGCCGGCACGGTCGCCTTCGTGGTCCACCTGCCGGCCCAGGACGTCCTGGAGATCACCACTCCGGGCGGGACGCGCCTGGTTCCCTTCGTCTCGGCGCTGGTCCCCACGGTGGACCTCGCCGCGGGGACCGTCACGCTGGCCGACGTGCCGGGCTTGCTGGAGGACGTCGACGACTCCGAGGGTGCCGAGGATGTCGACGTGACCCCGGGGGAGGAGGCCGGCCGTGCATGA
- the ffh gene encoding signal recognition particle protein: MFDTLQDRLAATFKNLRGKGRLTDADVDATAREIRIALLEADVNLSVVKEFVNAVKVKARNAEVSQALNPSQQIVKIVNEELTEILGGQTRNVRFSKQPPTVIMLAGLQGAGKTTLAGKLATWLKREGHTPLLVAADLQRPNAVKQLQVVGERAGVHVYAPQPGNGIGDPVQVARDSITEAERKLYDVVVVDTAGRLGIDAEMMQQAADIRAAVQPDEVLFVVDAMIGQDAVNTANAFQEGVGFDGVVLTKLDGDARGGAALSIRKVTGKPIMFASNGEKLEDFDVFHPDRMASRILGMGDVLTLIEQAERTFDAEQSAKAAAKLASSKGGKEFGLQDFLEQMKAVRKMGPLSKVFGMLPGMGQLKDQLENIDEKEIDRVEAIILSMTPSERADVTILNGSRRSRIAKGSGVTVSEVNNLVNRFVEARKMMASMAGGAMGGMPGMPGMPGAPRPGKQQAKKQKKKGTKVSGNPAKRTAEPTAEVGEAPAASPFGAGALDGADLERTMKDFQLSPELQKMLGQQQRRP, from the coding sequence TTGTTCGACACCCTGCAGGACCGCCTCGCCGCGACCTTCAAGAACCTTCGTGGCAAGGGCCGGCTGACCGATGCCGACGTCGACGCGACCGCACGCGAGATCCGTATCGCGCTGCTGGAGGCCGACGTCAACCTCTCCGTGGTGAAGGAGTTCGTCAACGCGGTCAAGGTGAAGGCCCGCAATGCCGAGGTCTCCCAGGCGCTGAATCCCTCCCAGCAGATCGTCAAGATCGTCAACGAGGAGCTGACCGAGATCCTCGGCGGTCAGACCCGCAACGTCCGGTTCAGCAAGCAACCGCCGACCGTCATCATGCTGGCCGGCCTGCAGGGCGCCGGCAAGACGACGCTGGCAGGCAAGCTCGCCACCTGGCTGAAGCGTGAGGGCCACACGCCTCTCCTGGTCGCCGCCGACCTGCAGCGGCCGAACGCCGTCAAGCAGCTGCAGGTGGTCGGGGAGCGTGCCGGCGTGCACGTCTACGCGCCGCAGCCCGGCAACGGCATCGGGGACCCGGTCCAGGTGGCTCGCGACTCGATCACCGAGGCAGAGCGCAAGTTGTACGACGTGGTTGTCGTCGACACCGCCGGTCGCCTCGGCATCGACGCCGAGATGATGCAGCAGGCGGCCGACATCCGCGCTGCCGTGCAGCCCGACGAGGTGCTCTTCGTCGTCGACGCCATGATCGGCCAGGACGCCGTCAACACCGCCAACGCCTTCCAGGAGGGCGTCGGCTTCGACGGCGTGGTGCTGACGAAGCTGGACGGCGACGCCCGCGGTGGCGCGGCGCTGTCGATCCGCAAGGTCACCGGCAAGCCCATCATGTTCGCCTCGAACGGCGAAAAGCTGGAGGACTTCGACGTCTTCCATCCCGACCGGATGGCTTCGCGCATCCTTGGGATGGGCGACGTACTGACGCTGATCGAGCAGGCCGAGCGGACCTTCGACGCGGAGCAGTCCGCGAAGGCGGCCGCGAAGCTCGCCAGCTCGAAGGGCGGCAAGGAATTCGGTCTGCAGGACTTCCTCGAACAGATGAAGGCCGTCCGCAAGATGGGCCCGTTGTCCAAGGTGTTCGGGATGCTGCCCGGAATGGGCCAGCTCAAGGACCAGCTGGAGAACATCGACGAGAAGGAGATCGATCGCGTCGAGGCGATCATCCTGTCCATGACACCCTCCGAGCGTGCCGACGTGACGATCCTGAACGGCTCCCGCCGGTCCCGGATCGCGAAGGGGTCCGGGGTCACGGTCAGCGAGGTCAACAACCTGGTCAACCGCTTCGTCGAGGCGCGCAAGATGATGGCCTCGATGGCAGGCGGGGCGATGGGCGGTATGCCGGGCATGCCGGGTATGCCGGGCGCGCCCAGGCCCGGCAAGCAGCAGGCCAAGAAGCAGAAGAAGAAGGGCACGAAGGTCTCCGGCAACCCCGCCAAGCGCACCGCGGAACCGACCGCGGAGGTGGGCGAGGCACCGGCCGCGTCCCCCTTCGGTGCGGGTGCGCTGGACGGCGCGGACCTCGAGCGGACGATGAAGGACTTCCAGCTGTCCCCGGAGTTGCAGAAGATGCTCGGCCAGCAGCAGCGCCGGCCCTGA
- a CDS encoding succinate dehydrogenase cytochrome b subunit gives MVLAVATATLTTKQRAARSTVVWKAVMAITGLLMVAFLLFHMYGNLKLFAGQETYDTYAHHLRIMFEPILANRGFLWIVRVVMLAGVVMHIVSAIVVSKKSMTAVGSGKRYQTGKNRSGLQRTYASRTMRWGGVIIFLFVVAHLLQFTASGLRTDAVMQASPYARVVFAFEQWWVWLAYVIALTAVLLHLRHGVWSAFTTLGLHIGPAARRNLDALSWIVGGLLWVGFLAPVTWILITQPPVPTMGI, from the coding sequence ATGGTATTGGCCGTGGCGACAGCAACTCTCACAACCAAGCAGCGAGCAGCACGCTCCACTGTGGTGTGGAAGGCAGTGATGGCAATCACGGGCCTCCTCATGGTGGCCTTCCTGCTCTTTCACATGTATGGCAACCTGAAGCTCTTCGCGGGCCAGGAAACCTATGACACCTATGCGCACCACCTGCGCATCATGTTCGAGCCGATCCTTGCCAACCGTGGCTTCCTGTGGATCGTCCGAGTCGTGATGCTGGCTGGTGTCGTGATGCACATCGTCTCGGCGATCGTGGTGTCCAAGAAGTCGATGACGGCGGTCGGGAGCGGCAAGCGCTACCAGACCGGCAAGAACCGGAGCGGCCTTCAGCGCACCTACGCCTCGCGCACCATGCGCTGGGGCGGCGTCATCATCTTCCTCTTCGTCGTGGCGCACCTGCTGCAGTTCACCGCATCCGGTCTTCGCACCGACGCGGTCATGCAGGCCTCCCCGTACGCCCGTGTCGTGTTCGCCTTCGAGCAGTGGTGGGTCTGGCTGGCCTACGTGATCGCCCTGACCGCGGTCCTGCTGCACCTGCGCCATGGCGTCTGGAGCGCCTTCACCACCCTGGGTCTCCACATCGGCCCGGCCGCCCGCCGTAACCTGGACGCCCTGTCCTGGATCGTCGGCGGTCTGCTGTGGGTTGGCTTCCTGGCTCCGGTCACGTGGATCCTGATCACGCAGCCGCCGGTTCCGACCATGGGTATCTGA
- a CDS encoding fumarate reductase/succinate dehydrogenase flavoprotein subunit → MTTTTPESLWLEGNDIHDTKAPLDVPIDKMWQQRQFNAKLVNASNRRKMTIIMVGTGLAGGAGAASLGEMGYNVLNFCYQDSPRRAHSIAAQGGINAAKNYRNDGDSTYRLFYDTVKGGDYRARETNCYRLAQVSANIIDQCVAQGVPFAREYGGLLDNRSFGGVQVSRTFYARGQTGQQLLIGAYQALERQVAAGTVKMYARHEMQDVIVADGRARGIVVRNMVTGAIETYYADVVILATGGYGNVFFLSTNAMGSNVTAAWRAHKRGAYFGNPCYTQIHPTCIPQHGDYQSKLTLMSESLRNDGRIWVPKRAEDCEKDPRQIPEEDRDYYLERIYPAFGNLVPRDIASRQAKYRCDEGRGVGPAIEEVDHQTGEKVIRRRGVYLDFSEAIQRMGRKAVEAKYGNLFDMYAQITGENPYETPMRIYPAVHYTMGGLWVDYDLETSIPGLFCSGEANFSDQGANRLGASALMQGLADGYFVMPTTIPNYLAAAPFEKIDDSHPAAQEAIAAVKERTEKLLSIQGSRTVDSIHKELGRIMWEYCGMERTEQGLITAIGLIRDLKADFWQNVKVTGEGAGLNQALERALRVADFIELGELMCIDALQRRESCGGHFRAESRTEDGEALRHDDQFLYVSAWEAAGRDGKPILHREPLVYNNIELKTRSYK, encoded by the coding sequence ATGACTACCACCACTCCTGAGTCCCTCTGGCTCGAGGGCAACGACATCCATGACACCAAGGCGCCGCTCGACGTGCCCATCGACAAGATGTGGCAGCAGCGGCAGTTCAACGCCAAGCTGGTGAACGCGTCCAACCGGCGCAAGATGACCATCATCATGGTCGGCACGGGTCTGGCGGGTGGCGCCGGCGCCGCCTCGCTGGGCGAGATGGGCTACAACGTCCTGAACTTCTGCTACCAGGACAGCCCGCGGCGTGCGCACTCCATCGCGGCGCAGGGCGGCATCAACGCCGCCAAGAACTACCGCAACGACGGTGACTCCACCTACCGCCTCTTCTACGACACGGTGAAGGGCGGCGACTACCGCGCCCGCGAGACGAACTGTTACCGCCTCGCCCAGGTGTCGGCCAACATCATCGACCAGTGCGTCGCGCAGGGCGTGCCGTTCGCCCGTGAGTACGGCGGTCTGCTCGACAACCGCTCGTTCGGTGGCGTGCAGGTGTCGCGTACGTTCTACGCCCGTGGCCAGACCGGCCAGCAGCTGCTGATCGGCGCCTACCAGGCGCTGGAGCGGCAGGTCGCCGCCGGCACCGTCAAGATGTACGCCCGGCACGAGATGCAGGACGTGATCGTCGCCGACGGCCGCGCCCGCGGCATCGTCGTGCGCAACATGGTGACCGGCGCCATCGAGACCTACTACGCCGACGTCGTCATCCTGGCGACCGGTGGCTACGGCAACGTCTTCTTCCTGTCGACGAACGCCATGGGCTCCAACGTGACCGCCGCTTGGCGGGCGCACAAGCGCGGCGCCTACTTCGGCAACCCCTGCTACACCCAGATCCACCCGACCTGCATCCCGCAGCACGGTGACTACCAGTCGAAGCTGACGCTGATGTCGGAGTCGCTGCGTAACGACGGGCGCATCTGGGTGCCGAAGAGGGCCGAGGACTGCGAGAAGGATCCGCGCCAGATCCCCGAAGAGGATCGCGACTACTACCTGGAGCGCATCTACCCGGCCTTCGGCAACCTGGTCCCGCGTGACATCGCCTCGCGTCAGGCGAAGTACCGCTGTGACGAGGGTCGTGGCGTGGGTCCGGCGATCGAGGAGGTCGACCACCAGACCGGCGAGAAGGTCATCCGTCGCCGTGGCGTCTACCTCGACTTCAGCGAGGCCATCCAGCGGATGGGTCGCAAGGCCGTCGAGGCCAAGTACGGCAACCTGTTCGACATGTACGCGCAGATCACCGGCGAGAACCCGTACGAGACGCCGATGCGTATCTACCCCGCGGTGCACTACACCATGGGTGGCCTGTGGGTGGACTACGACCTGGAGACCTCGATCCCGGGCCTGTTCTGCTCCGGTGAGGCGAACTTCTCCGACCAGGGTGCCAACCGCCTCGGTGCTTCGGCGCTGATGCAGGGTCTGGCCGACGGCTACTTCGTGATGCCGACGACTATCCCGAACTACCTGGCAGCCGCCCCGTTCGAGAAGATCGACGACTCGCACCCGGCCGCCCAGGAGGCCATCGCCGCTGTCAAGGAGCGCACCGAGAAGCTGCTCTCCATCCAGGGCTCCCGCACGGTCGACAGCATCCACAAGGAGCTCGGCCGCATCATGTGGGAGTACTGCGGCATGGAGCGCACCGAGCAGGGCCTGATCACCGCCATCGGCCTGATCCGGGACCTCAAGGCCGACTTCTGGCAGAACGTGAAGGTCACCGGCGAGGGTGCCGGGCTGAACCAGGCGCTCGAGCGTGCCCTGCGCGTGGCCGACTTCATCGAACTCGGCGAGTTGATGTGCATCGACGCGCTGCAGCGTCGCGAGTCGTGTGGTGGCCACTTCCGTGCGGAGTCCCGCACCGAAGACGGCGAGGCCCTCCGTCACGATGACCAGTTCCTCTACGTCTCCGCGTGGGAGGCCGCGGGCCGCGATGGCAAGCCGATCCTGCACCGTGAGCCGCTGGTCTACAACAACATCGAGCTGAAGACACGGAGCTACAAGTGA
- the ftsY gene encoding signal recognition particle-docking protein FtsY — translation MIPGVLITPIIVSIVIAVLIIAGIIAVAASQKKLPRGAERPQVGPDATGQGAVGVEERPTEETPGGPAPTIEAPVEETPGAPTQTPGEVVPPPVLTPEVEIPLETPESPRTRMARLRARLAGSNNALARGLLMLLSSDRLDDETWEDFEDTLLTSDMGVGPTTELVEKLRTRLRVEGISEPSAATAVLREELIALVDPSLDRDLHADRSGELPGVLMVVGVNGTGKTTTCGKLARVLVAENKDVLLGAADTFRAAAADQLETWGGRVGVPTVRGAEGADPASVAFDAVTAGIEQEVDVVVVDTAGRLHTKTGLMDELGKIRRVIEKKAPVGEVLLVLDATTGQNGLTQARVFAQEIGITGIVLTKLDGSAKGGIVIQVQRELGVPVKLIGLGEGVDDLAPFDPAAFVDALLEPARS, via the coding sequence ATGATCCCCGGCGTGCTCATCACGCCCATCATCGTCAGCATCGTCATCGCGGTGCTCATCATCGCCGGCATCATCGCGGTCGCCGCCTCCCAGAAGAAGCTGCCCCGGGGAGCGGAGCGGCCCCAGGTGGGGCCCGACGCCACCGGACAGGGGGCCGTCGGCGTCGAGGAGCGTCCCACCGAGGAGACGCCCGGTGGCCCGGCGCCGACCATCGAGGCCCCGGTCGAGGAGACCCCCGGTGCCCCGACGCAGACGCCCGGGGAGGTCGTCCCGCCGCCTGTCCTCACGCCCGAGGTCGAGATCCCGCTCGAGACCCCCGAATCGCCGCGTACGCGGATGGCGCGACTGCGGGCCCGCCTGGCCGGGTCCAACAACGCCCTCGCACGTGGACTGCTGATGCTGCTGTCCAGCGACCGGCTCGACGACGAGACCTGGGAGGACTTCGAGGACACCCTGCTGACCTCCGACATGGGGGTGGGGCCGACCACCGAGCTGGTCGAGAAGCTGCGCACCCGGCTTCGTGTCGAGGGGATCTCCGAGCCCTCCGCCGCCACCGCGGTACTCCGGGAAGAGCTCATCGCGCTGGTCGATCCCAGCCTGGATCGCGACCTGCACGCCGACCGCTCCGGCGAGCTGCCCGGCGTCCTCATGGTCGTAGGAGTGAACGGGACCGGCAAGACCACCACGTGCGGCAAGCTGGCCCGGGTCCTGGTGGCCGAGAACAAGGACGTGTTGCTCGGAGCCGCCGACACCTTCCGGGCAGCGGCCGCCGACCAGTTGGAGACCTGGGGAGGCCGCGTCGGTGTGCCCACCGTCCGTGGAGCGGAGGGTGCGGACCCTGCCTCGGTCGCCTTCGACGCTGTCACCGCCGGCATCGAGCAGGAGGTCGACGTGGTAGTCGTCGACACCGCCGGGCGATTGCACACCAAGACCGGTCTGATGGACGAACTGGGCAAGATCCGCCGCGTCATCGAGAAGAAGGCCCCGGTCGGCGAGGTCCTGCTCGTCCTCGACGCCACCACCGGACAGAACGGTCTGACCCAGGCCCGGGTCTTCGCGCAGGAGATCGGCATCACCGGAATCGTGCTGACCAAGCTCGACGGATCGGCAAAGGGAGGCATCGTCATCCAGGTGCAGCGCGAACTCGGCGTTCCGGTCAAGCTGATCGGCCTCGGAGAAGGTGTGGACGATCTCGCGCCTTTCGACCCCGCCGCCTTCGTCGACGCCCTGCTCGAACCCGCCCGCTCCTGA
- the trmD gene encoding tRNA (guanosine(37)-N1)-methyltransferase TrmD produces MHEPPVQAVPTQRIDVVSIFPDYFAPLRLSLVGKAVASGLLALGVHDLRDWTHDRHRTVDDTPYGGGAGMVMRPEPWGEAFDALVGPQDPPLLVVPTPSGVPFTQALAQEWSREPRLLFACGRYEGIDARVMEYARSIMPVREVSLGDYVLNGGEVAVLAMVEAIVRLIPGVIGNPDSLVEESYADGQDGLLEYPVYTKPARWRGLEVPPVLLSGDHGRVDRWRREQSLERTRRRRPDLLPPSERDPRHS; encoded by the coding sequence GTGCATGAGCCCCCCGTGCAGGCCGTTCCGACCCAGCGGATCGACGTCGTCTCGATCTTCCCCGACTACTTCGCCCCGCTGCGATTGTCACTGGTCGGAAAGGCCGTCGCGTCCGGGCTGTTGGCTCTGGGTGTGCACGATCTGCGCGACTGGACCCATGACCGTCACCGCACCGTCGACGACACGCCGTACGGCGGGGGCGCCGGCATGGTGATGCGACCCGAGCCGTGGGGCGAGGCGTTCGACGCCCTGGTCGGACCGCAGGACCCGCCCCTTCTCGTCGTTCCGACCCCCTCGGGTGTTCCCTTCACCCAGGCACTGGCGCAGGAGTGGTCGCGGGAGCCACGGCTGCTCTTCGCCTGTGGGCGCTACGAAGGCATTGACGCACGGGTGATGGAGTACGCCCGGTCGATCATGCCCGTGCGCGAGGTGAGCCTGGGGGACTACGTCCTCAACGGCGGTGAGGTGGCGGTGCTGGCGATGGTCGAAGCCATCGTGCGGCTCATCCCCGGTGTGATCGGCAATCCCGACAGCCTCGTCGAGGAGTCGTACGCCGATGGCCAGGACGGCCTGCTCGAGTACCCGGTGTACACCAAGCCGGCCCGATGGCGGGGCCTGGAGGTGCCGCCGGTGCTGTTGTCCGGCGACCATGGCCGGGTCGACAGATGGCGCCGGGAGCAGTCGCTGGAGCGTACGCGGCGGCGGCGACCCGACCTGCTGCCGCCTTCCGAGCGTGATCCCCGCCACAGCTGA
- a CDS encoding succinate dehydrogenase/fumarate reductase iron-sulfur subunit, translating to MNVTLRVWRQRDAQTKGKMVDYKLQDIDEHMSFLEMLDVLNEQLTESGDEPVAFDSDCREGICGMCGVVINGIPHGRGQTTYQTTTCQLHMREFKDGDVIDVEPWRATAFPVIKDLVVDRTAFDRIIQAGGFISAPTGTAPEAHSTPVPKADADRAFDAATCIGCGACVAACPNGSAMLFTAAKITHLGSLPQGQPERRSRALGMVAQHDAEGFGNCTNIGECSAACPKGIPLQFISRLNRDLWGALTTVDGKHLG from the coding sequence GTGAACGTCACGTTGCGCGTATGGCGCCAGAGGGATGCCCAAACCAAGGGCAAGATGGTCGATTACAAGCTGCAGGACATCGACGAGCACATGTCCTTCCTGGAGATGCTCGACGTTCTCAACGAGCAGCTCACCGAGAGCGGCGACGAGCCGGTGGCGTTCGACTCCGACTGCCGTGAGGGCATCTGCGGCATGTGCGGCGTCGTGATCAACGGCATTCCGCACGGACGTGGCCAGACCACCTACCAGACCACCACCTGTCAGCTCCACATGCGGGAGTTCAAGGACGGCGACGTCATCGACGTGGAGCCGTGGCGGGCCACCGCCTTCCCGGTGATCAAGGACCTGGTGGTCGACCGGACCGCGTTCGACCGCATCATCCAGGCCGGCGGCTTCATCTCGGCCCCCACGGGGACCGCGCCCGAGGCCCACTCCACCCCGGTGCCCAAGGCTGATGCCGACCGTGCGTTCGACGCGGCCACCTGCATCGGCTGCGGCGCGTGCGTCGCCGCCTGCCCGAACGGCTCGGCGATGCTCTTCACCGCGGCGAAGATCACCCACCTGGGTTCCCTCCCGCAGGGCCAGCCCGAGCGGCGTTCGCGTGCGCTCGGCATGGTCGCCCAGCACGACGCGGAGGGCTTCGGCAACTGCACCAACATCGGTGAGTGCAGCGCTGCGTGCCCGAAGGGCATCCCGCTGCAGTTCATCTCCCGTCTCAACCGCGACCTGTGGGGCGCGCTGACGACGGTGGACGGCAAGCACCTCGGCTGA
- a CDS encoding RNA-binding protein, which produces MLAEALEHLVRGIVPHPEDVHVKDKNLRRGRLLEVHVHPEDIGKVIGRRGRTATALRTVIGALAGRESVRVDFADIDRPRGNGRR; this is translated from the coding sequence GTGCTCGCCGAGGCCCTCGAACACCTGGTCCGGGGCATCGTGCCGCATCCGGAGGATGTCCACGTCAAGGACAAGAACCTCCGGCGCGGTCGTCTGCTCGAGGTGCACGTCCACCCCGAGGACATCGGCAAGGTGATCGGACGCCGGGGGCGTACGGCCACGGCGCTGCGCACCGTGATCGGCGCCCTTGCCGGACGTGAGTCCGTCCGTGTCGACTTCGCCGACATCGATCGCCCGCGCGGCAACGGCCGCCGCTGA
- the rpsP gene encoding 30S ribosomal protein S16: protein MAVKIRLKRLGKIRTPHYRVVIMDSRSKRDGRAIEEIGQYHPKNDPSIIEINSERAQYWLGVGAQPTEAVVALLKRTGDWQQFTGDTSIPSGVDPQPERADKTAIFNAQLADAKGEPMVEAFSAKKAEAKASAEVAPESSEDEAADKAEA from the coding sequence GTGGCTGTCAAGATTCGACTGAAGCGGCTCGGCAAGATCCGCACCCCGCACTACCGCGTCGTCATCATGGACTCGCGTTCCAAGCGTGACGGCCGCGCCATCGAGGAGATCGGGCAGTACCACCCGAAGAACGACCCCTCGATCATCGAGATCAACTCCGAGCGGGCCCAGTACTGGCTCGGCGTGGGTGCCCAGCCGACCGAGGCCGTCGTGGCGCTGCTGAAGCGCACCGGTGACTGGCAGCAGTTCACCGGCGACACCTCGATCCCCTCCGGTGTTGACCCGCAGCCGGAGCGCGCCGACAAGACCGCGATCTTCAACGCCCAGCTGGCTGACGCCAAGGGCGAGCCGATGGTCGAGGCCTTCTCCGCGAAGAAGGCAGAGGCCAAGGCGTCCGCCGAGGTCGCTCCCGAGTCCTCCGAGGACGAGGCCGCCGACAAGGCTGAGGCCTGA
- a CDS encoding carbon-nitrogen hydrolase family protein, translating to MRIALAQVTSGPDPQANLALVRDWTGRAAAAGADLVVFPEATMKAFGQSLRGVAEPLDGPWAREVAEIAERADIVVMVGMFTPGEPEHGEAGAARSADPGQGRPRIRNTLLVTGRGIHDGYDKLHLFDAFGFRESRTVAPGGDPCLVSVPARDGGGALVGLSICYDVRFPALYTALAAAGATVHVVPASWQDGPGKLEQWRLACRARALDTTSWVLACGQAVPTGLTAGSPAEAPTGVGHSMVVDPSGSVVAELGPEADLLVLDIDPDAAFTARTALPVLANRVTDLPAVRRLA from the coding sequence ATGCGGATCGCTCTCGCCCAGGTGACCTCGGGCCCCGACCCCCAGGCCAACCTCGCCCTCGTCCGGGACTGGACCGGCCGGGCCGCCGCGGCGGGGGCCGACCTCGTCGTCTTCCCTGAGGCGACGATGAAGGCCTTCGGGCAGTCCCTTCGGGGGGTGGCCGAGCCGCTGGACGGTCCGTGGGCCCGGGAGGTCGCTGAGATCGCCGAGCGTGCCGACATCGTCGTGATGGTCGGGATGTTCACACCGGGGGAGCCCGAGCACGGCGAGGCGGGAGCGGCACGGTCCGCCGACCCGGGGCAGGGGCGGCCACGGATCCGTAACACCCTGCTGGTCACCGGGCGCGGCATCCACGACGGCTACGACAAGCTGCACCTGTTCGACGCCTTCGGCTTCCGGGAGTCCCGTACGGTGGCCCCGGGCGGGGATCCGTGCCTGGTCAGTGTGCCGGCGCGCGATGGCGGCGGAGCCCTCGTCGGGCTGTCCATCTGCTACGACGTCCGGTTCCCGGCGCTCTACACCGCGCTCGCCGCGGCGGGGGCGACCGTCCATGTGGTCCCGGCCTCGTGGCAGGACGGACCGGGCAAGTTGGAACAGTGGCGGCTCGCCTGCCGGGCCAGGGCCCTGGACACGACCAGTTGGGTGCTGGCGTGCGGCCAGGCGGTGCCGACGGGCCTGACGGCGGGCAGTCCTGCCGAGGCACCGACCGGAGTGGGACATTCGATGGTGGTGGACCCGTCCGGCTCGGTCGTGGCGGAGCTGGGCCCCGAGGCTGATCTGCTCGTCCTCGACATCGATCCGGACGCGGCATTCACGGCCCGCACCGCACTACCCGTGCTGGCCAACCGGGTCACGGACCTGCCCGCCGTGCGTCGACTGGCCTGA
- a CDS encoding GtrA family protein: MTTTPPAPNTTGARKSFWAKYGYTIRQFFKFGVVGGSGVLVNLLVVIVCKKLYADYEMPLFSLFGTQWSIRLYHLYATVAFLVANTWNYQLNRMWTFKSRHHGGWMRGFFPFLAAGLAAFVVNVIVQTLLINPTSPVALPREVFDDSNGFRTLLYWATLIGTLVATPFNFVLSKLWVFAGVRAKNVRAKEAPRAGE; encoded by the coding sequence GTGACCACCACCCCGCCCGCCCCGAACACCACCGGCGCCCGGAAATCGTTCTGGGCCAAGTACGGCTACACCATTCGACAGTTCTTCAAGTTCGGCGTCGTCGGTGGCTCCGGTGTGCTGGTCAACCTGCTCGTGGTGATCGTCTGCAAGAAGCTCTACGCGGACTACGAGATGCCGCTGTTCAGCCTCTTCGGTACCCAGTGGAGCATCCGCCTCTACCACCTGTACGCGACCGTGGCCTTCCTCGTCGCGAACACCTGGAACTACCAGCTCAACCGGATGTGGACCTTCAAGTCCCGCCACCACGGCGGCTGGATGCGCGGGTTCTTCCCGTTCCTGGCCGCCGGTCTGGCGGCCTTCGTGGTCAATGTGATCGTGCAGACCCTGCTGATCAACCCCACCTCGCCGGTGGCGCTGCCGCGTGAGGTCTTCGACGACTCGAACGGTTTCCGGACCCTGCTCTACTGGGCCACCCTGATCGGCACCCTGGTCGCCACCCCGTTCAACTTCGTGCTCAGCAAGCTGTGGGTCTTCGCCGGTGTGCGGGCCAAGAACGTACGTGCCAAGGAAGCCCCCCGCGCCGGCGAGTGA